The window GAGATGAAGAGAGCTACTGAGTGTGGATACTGGCCAATATTCAGATACAATCCTGTATTAGAAAAAGAAGGAAAAAATCCTCTTCAAATAGATTGTAAAGAACCTAACTGGGATAACTATAACGACTACTTAATGGGAGAGGTTAGATATGCTACATTAGCAAAATCTCATCCAGAGCATGCAAAAGAGTTATTCACTAAGAATAAAGCAGAATCTCAAAGAAGATGGAGACAATATCAAAGACTTGCGTCATTAGACTTCACAGCAGAAGCTAAGTAATTCTTTGATTAAAAGGATAAGATAGAAATATCTTATCCTTTTTTTATTGTAAAACTTTTTTGTAAAATAGTATATTATTTGGTATAATTAAGAGTAAGCAACAAAAAAAAGAAAGGGTGAAAAAATGAAGATATCTGTTGCAATGATAACTTTTAATGAGGAAAAAATATTAAAAAAAACTCTGGAATCAGTTAAAAATCTAGCAGACGAAATAGTTATTGTAGATAGCGGATCAACAGATGCAACTAAGAAAATAGCTGAAGAATTTGGAGCTAAATTTTATTATGAATCGTGGAAAGGATATGGTCCTCAAAGAAATTTAGCTATTGAAAAATGTAAAGGTGAGTGGATCTTAAATATAGATGCAGATGAAGAGATTTCAGAAGAATTAAAAAATAGAATACTTGAGATAATATCTGACGAAAATACAACGAAAGAAATTTATAAGATTAATAGATTATCAGTTTGTTTTGGAAAAAAAATAAAACATGGAGGCTGGGGAACATCTTACGCAATTAGATTGTTTAAAAAAGGAGCTGGAATTTTTAATAATAATGTTGTCCATGAAGCTTTTGAGACAAATAAACAAATATATAAAATAAAAGAAAATATATACCATCATTCATATTTAACAATGGAAGATTATTTTAATAGATTTAATAGATACACTACTGAAGGAGCAAAAGACTATTACAATAAAGGAAAAAGAGTAAATATTTTCGATATAGTAGTAAATCCAATATATAAGTTTTTTAAAATGTATATTTTTAGATTGGGATTTTTAGATGGAGTTGAAGGATTTGTTATAGCTTCTACGAGTTCTTTATATTCAATGGTTAAATATTTTAAGTTAAGGGAGATATATAAGAATGGCTCATACATACAAAAGAATAATAGTAGCAAGAACGGATAAAATAGGAGATTTAATTCTATCAATCCCTAGTTTTTTTATGCTTAGAAAAATGTATCCTGATGCTGAGATAACTCTATTGGTAAGAAATTATAATTATAATATAGTGAAAAATTTGCCATATATAAATAGAGTTGTTCAAATAGATAATTACAGACAAAAAGAGCTTTTAGAAAAAATCAAATATTTTAATGCAGATGTTTTTATAGCCCTGTATGTAGATAATTTTGTTATGGAATTAGCAAAAGCTAGTAAAGCTAAGATAAAGATTGGACCACTTTCAAAATTAAAATCTTTTTTTACATTTAATAAAGGCATTTTACAAAAAAGATCTAAATCGATAAAACATGAAGCAGAATATAATTTAGATTTAATAAAAAAATTAGATAAAAAAATTTTTGAAGAGAGATTTGAGATAAATACTCAAATATTTTTGGATAAAAATAATATAGAAGCTGCAGAAAAATTTTTTAAAGATAATAACATAGGTAAAAAAGTTTTAGTGGTAAATCCGTTTATGGGTGGTTCTGCTAAAAATATAACAGATAGTCAATATGCTGACATAATAAGAAGAGTTATAGATTACGATAAGGATATAGAAGTTATTATAACAGCTCATATATCAGATGAAGATAGAGGTATAAATCTCTTAAAAAAAATAGATAGAGAAAAAGTTTATCTTTTTGCCAACGGTGGAGAGTTGCTAAATATAGGTGCAGTTATAAATAAAGCTAAAGTTTATTTTGGAGGATCTACTGGTCCAACTCACATAGCGGGTTCGTTACAAAAAAGCATTGTTGCATTATATCCTAAAAAACCAAGTCAAAGTCCAGTGAGATGGGGAATTTTTGGTAATGATGATGTAACATATATTATTCCAGATGAAAATTCAAAAGAAAATTATAAACATAAAGAGTTTGATTCGTATACTAAAGAGATAGAGAATACCTTAGTTCAAGAAATAATAAAAAGATTGGAGAGATAACATGAAGATATTAATTATACATACAGCTTTTATAGGAGATATAGTGTTATCAACACCATTATTAAAAAGAATAAAAGAGGTTTATCCAGAGGCTAAAATTACTTACGTAACTACTCCAATAGGAGCAACTATCTTAAGGAATAATCCAAACATAACTGAAATAATAGAATACGATAAAAGAGGAAATCACTCAGGAATAAAAGGTCTTGTAGCTTTAGGAAGAAGATTAAGATATGAGAATTTTAATATTGTAATTACTCCACATAGATATTTACGTAGCTCGGTTTTGGCTTGGTTAACGAGATCTCCTAAAAGAATAGGGTATGATATAGCAAGTGGTAGTTTTCTATTTACTAATAAAATAAAATACGATAAAAATAAACATGAGGTAGAGAAGTTATTGTCATTTTTAGGAGAGGTTCCTAAAAATCCTAGAGAAGGTTATCCGATAGAATTATACCCTAATAAAAAAGATAGTGATACAGTTGATAAAATTTGGAATGAGAATGGTTTGTTTTCCGAAAAAATTGTTGCAATAGCTCCAGGAAGTAAATGGTTCACTAAAAAGTGGCCTTTAGAGTATTTTAACGAAGTTATAAAACTACTTCTTAAGGATAATGTAAAGGTAGTTGTCATTGGTGGAAAGGATGAACTTTTTTTAAATATGGAAACTCATAAAAATATTATTGATTTGAGAGGTAAGACAACATTATTAGAACTAGCAGAAGTATTAAAAAGAGTTGAAGTTGTTTTAACAAACGACTCATCGCCTATTCATATAGCGTCTGCATTTTCAAAAACAACTATTTTAGCTATTTTTGGACCAACAGTAAAGGAATTTGGTTTTTTCCCATGGAGTAGAAATAGTGAAGTTTTAGAAATTGAAGAATTAGCATGTAGACCTTGTGCAATTCATGGAGGGAATAAATGCCCGAAAGGACATTTTAAATGTATGTTGGAAATAAAACCAGAGAAAGTTTATGAAAAGATTCTACAAAAACTAAAGAGGTAATATGGAAAAAGTTGTATGTAATGAAAATATAGACTTTAATATAGTAAATAAAATAAAAAAAATGGATTTCAAAATAATAAAAAGTTTAAAAGATGATAAAAGAAGTAAAGTTATTTTAATAGAGATAGATAAAAATAGATATGTTTATAAAATTCCAAAAGAAAAAAATAAAAGAATTTGGCAAAGAATAATCTCTTTAATAAGAGGTAGTGAAAGTAAGAGAGAATACAAAAATTATCTACGAATACAAGAGTTAGGATTTAAGGGGCCAATTCCAGTTATGTATTGGGAAAAAAAAATCTTCGGAATATGTATAGATTCATTTTTAGTGAGCTTTTATTTAGAAGGGAATCCAGCTACTAAAAATGAATTAGATAAAGTTGAGAAAGAGTTGAAAAAGATACATGAAAAAGGATATTTACATGGTGATTCACAACTTAATAATTTTATAATAAAAAATGATGAAACTTATTTAATTGATGCAAAATTAATAAAAAATAGATACAAAAGAGCAGGGGAAGCGTATGAATTTATATACTTAGAAGAGAGTTGTCATGAAGAGATAAATATATATGATAAAAAAAGCTTGAGTTATAAATTAGCAAAAGGTTTGAATAGTTACCTGCATTGGATTGGGAGAATGAAAAAAACAATTCGAGGAAAGGAAAGATAAATTGAGAGTTTTAATAATAAGACTTAGTTCAATAGGAGATGTAATATTAACGACTCCTGTATTAAAAGAGTTGAAAAAAAAATATCCAGATATAATTATAGATTTTTTAGTTATGGAAAATTTTAAAGATGCAATATCAGGATGTCCATATATAGATAATTTGATTTTATTTAACAAGAAAAAACATGACGGTTTAAAAAAAATGATTACTTTTGGTAAAGAGTTGAAAAAAAATAACTATGATTATATTTTTGATCTACATGCTAAAGTTAGATCAAAAATTATAGGAAATGCTGTTGGAGCTAAAGTTTATACATATAAAAAAAGAAGTTTATTAAAAACTATTTTAGTAAAAACAAAAGCTATAAAATATAAGGTTGATGACACAATTATAAGAAATTATTTTGGAGCGTTTAAAGTTTTGGGATTAAAGTATAAAACTGAGGATTTAACTTTTAGTTTTGAAAAAAAAGACTTGGATAAATTGAGTTCACTTTGTATAGAATATGAAAATGTACCGATGATAGCACCAGGCGCTTCAAAGGAAACTAAAAAATGGACAAAAGAAGGATTTGCAGAATTAGTAAAACTACTTTATAATAAATATGGGAAGAAACCTATTATAATAGGTGGAAATAATGAATATGAAATGTGTGAAGAAATTAAAAAACTTTCAGGTAATTTAGCAGTTAATTTAGCAGGAAAATTAAATTTAAAAGAAAGTGGAGCATTATTATCGAAAGCTAAGTTTTTAATAACTAATGATTCGGGACCATTTCATATAGCAAGAGGAGTAAAATGTCCAACATTTGTTATATTTGGACCAACTAGTCCAGAAATGTTTGAGTATGACAAAGATAACATTTTAATCTATTTAAATGAATCTTGTTCGCCTTGTAGTTTGCATGGTGATAAAGAGTGTCCGCAAAAACATTTTAATTGTATGAAAAAATTGAGTGCACAGATGGTAATGGAAGTAATAGAAAAAAATGGGAGGTAATTGAATATGGCAAAAAAATCAGTGGATACAACAGATAAGTCAAAGGCTTTAGAGACGGCATTAAAACAGATAAGAAAAGATTTTGGAGAGGGATCAATAATGAAACTTGGGGAAAACCAAGGTATGAATATTGAAGTTATCCCTACAGGAAGTATAAATTTAGATTTAGCTCTTGGTTTAGGTGGAGTTCCTAGAGGAAGAATAATAGAAGTGTATGGAGCAGAAAGTTCAGGAAAAACAACAATTGCATTACATATTGTAGCACAAGCACAAAAAATGGGAGGGGTAGCAGCTTTTATAGATGCTGAACATGCTTTAGATCCAGTATATGCAAAAGCTTTAGGAGTAGATGTAGAAGAGTTATTGATTTCTCAACCAGATTTTGGAGAACAGGCATTGGAAATTGCAGATATGCTAGTTAGATCAGGTGCAATTGATGTTATCGTTGTTGACTCTGTAGCAGCTTTAGTTCCAAAAGCTGAAATTGATGGTGAAATGTCAGATCAACAAATGGGTCTTCAGGCTAGATTAATGTCAAAAGCTTTAAGAAAGTTAACGGGATCTATAAATAAATCAAAAACAACAATGATATTTATAAATCAAGTTAGAGATAAAATAGGTGGATTTAGTTTTGGTCCTCAGACAACGACAACAGGTGGTAAAGCTCTTAAATTCTATTCATCTGTAAGAATGGAAGTTAAAAGAGTTGGAAGTGTAAAACAAGGAGAAGAGGTCATTGGAAATGAAACGGTAGTAAAAGTTACGAAAAATAAAGTTGCTCCACCGTTTAAAGAGGCTAAATTCCAAATTATGTATGGGAAAGGGATATCTAGAGTTGGAGAAATTTTAGATATGGCTTTAGATAATGATATTGTTGCAAAATCAGGTGCATGGTTTAGTTTTGGAGATATTAGATTAGGTCAAGGTAAAGAGAATGTAAAAGCTAGATTAGAAACTGAACCTGAATTACTAGCAGCAATTGAAGAAAAGGTAAACCAACTTTTAGAAAAAAATACAATAGTACTTCATACATCAGAAGGAGAGGAAGAAGTTGAAACTGAAGAGAGTATTGAAGAATAAATATCTCTTTGAAAATGGTTTGAATATTGGACTAAATAATGAAATAATAAATAAATATGATTTAAAAAAGAGAGAGGAGCTATCTCAGGAAGAATACTTACAAGTGTTAGAGTTAGCTGCTCTCTCTACTTCATATTATTATTTAGCTAAAAGAGACTATACCAAAAAAGAGATATACAATAAATTATTGCAAAAATATTGGGAAAAAATTCCTGTATCAAAAGTGATTTTAAAATTAGAAAAATCTGGATATATTAATGATAAAGAGTTTGCAATCTCCTATATAAAAAATAGAAAATGTGGTAGAAAAAAAATAGAATATGAATTAAAAATGAAAGGAATAACTTCAGAAATACTAGAAGAAGTTTTAGAGTTCTATGAAGAAGATGAAGAATTAGAAGAGTTAAACAGAGCATGGGAAAAACTTGGAAACAAAGACGAGCAAAAAAAAATTGCTTCTTTAATGAGAAAAGGATTCTCATATGGTGATATAAAAAAAGTTATAGCAAAGAAAAGGGAGGAATAATGTTAACACTATTTAAAGTTACATTAGTAGCGCTACTGAATTTTACCTATATAACGTTATTTAAAGCTAGCAAAATAAAGAAAATGGCTAGTGATAAAGCGCCGTTTGAAGCTAGAAAAGAATTGAAAAAACTTTCTGAAAGAATAGTAAAAGCATCTAAAATAGATTTAGAAGTAGTTTATTTAGATGAAAAAGCATATAAGAAAATGAAATTAGAAGATGGAATAGTGATAGTAGCTAACCATGCAAGTAATTTAGATATACCTGTAATAGTTACAGCATTAAGTATACCTGTAGGATTTGTTGCCAAGAAGGAGATGGAAAATTGGCCTTTTTATTCAATGTGGATGAAACTAAGTAAATGTATTTTTTTAGATAGATCAAATCCAAGAGAGGGAATAAAAAGTATTAGAAAAGCTGTTGATATAGTAAAGCAAGGATATCCAACTGTTATTTTTCCAGAGGGAGAAAGAACATTAACAGGAGAGATCGGAAATTTTAAAAAAGGAAGTTTTAAATTAGCTACAGAAACTAATGGAATTATTTTACCGTTAACAATAGATGGAACCTTTTTTGTTCAAAATAGAAAAAGTATTTTTATTAAACCAAATATAAAAGTTAGATTGACTGTAGGAAAACCGATAGATTTGAGAAAAATAAGCCAAGAAAATAGCAAAAACATTAGCGAGATTGTTCGA of the Cetobacterium sp. NK01 genome contains:
- a CDS encoding glycosyltransferase family 2 protein, giving the protein MKISVAMITFNEEKILKKTLESVKNLADEIVIVDSGSTDATKKIAEEFGAKFYYESWKGYGPQRNLAIEKCKGEWILNIDADEEISEELKNRILEIISDENTTKEIYKINRLSVCFGKKIKHGGWGTSYAIRLFKKGAGIFNNNVVHEAFETNKQIYKIKENIYHHSYLTMEDYFNRFNRYTTEGAKDYYNKGKRVNIFDIVVNPIYKFFKMYIFRLGFLDGVEGFVIASTSSLYSMVKYFKLREIYKNGSYIQKNNSSKNG
- a CDS encoding glycosyltransferase family 9 protein, translating into MAHTYKRIIVARTDKIGDLILSIPSFFMLRKMYPDAEITLLVRNYNYNIVKNLPYINRVVQIDNYRQKELLEKIKYFNADVFIALYVDNFVMELAKASKAKIKIGPLSKLKSFFTFNKGILQKRSKSIKHEAEYNLDLIKKLDKKIFEERFEINTQIFLDKNNIEAAEKFFKDNNIGKKVLVVNPFMGGSAKNITDSQYADIIRRVIDYDKDIEVIITAHISDEDRGINLLKKIDREKVYLFANGGELLNIGAVINKAKVYFGGSTGPTHIAGSLQKSIVALYPKKPSQSPVRWGIFGNDDVTYIIPDENSKENYKHKEFDSYTKEIENTLVQEIIKRLER
- a CDS encoding glycosyltransferase family 9 protein, translated to MKILIIHTAFIGDIVLSTPLLKRIKEVYPEAKITYVTTPIGATILRNNPNITEIIEYDKRGNHSGIKGLVALGRRLRYENFNIVITPHRYLRSSVLAWLTRSPKRIGYDIASGSFLFTNKIKYDKNKHEVEKLLSFLGEVPKNPREGYPIELYPNKKDSDTVDKIWNENGLFSEKIVAIAPGSKWFTKKWPLEYFNEVIKLLLKDNVKVVVIGGKDELFLNMETHKNIIDLRGKTTLLELAEVLKRVEVVLTNDSSPIHIASAFSKTTILAIFGPTVKEFGFFPWSRNSEVLEIEELACRPCAIHGGNKCPKGHFKCMLEIKPEKVYEKILQKLKR
- a CDS encoding lipopolysaccharide core heptose(II) kinase RfaY produces the protein MEKVVCNENIDFNIVNKIKKMDFKIIKSLKDDKRSKVILIEIDKNRYVYKIPKEKNKRIWQRIISLIRGSESKREYKNYLRIQELGFKGPIPVMYWEKKIFGICIDSFLVSFYLEGNPATKNELDKVEKELKKIHEKGYLHGDSQLNNFIIKNDETYLIDAKLIKNRYKRAGEAYEFIYLEESCHEEINIYDKKSLSYKLAKGLNSYLHWIGRMKKTIRGKER
- a CDS encoding glycosyltransferase family 9 protein, which encodes MRVLIIRLSSIGDVILTTPVLKELKKKYPDIIIDFLVMENFKDAISGCPYIDNLILFNKKKHDGLKKMITFGKELKKNNYDYIFDLHAKVRSKIIGNAVGAKVYTYKKRSLLKTILVKTKAIKYKVDDTIIRNYFGAFKVLGLKYKTEDLTFSFEKKDLDKLSSLCIEYENVPMIAPGASKETKKWTKEGFAELVKLLYNKYGKKPIIIGGNNEYEMCEEIKKLSGNLAVNLAGKLNLKESGALLSKAKFLITNDSGPFHIARGVKCPTFVIFGPTSPEMFEYDKDNILIYLNESCSPCSLHGDKECPQKHFNCMKKLSAQMVMEVIEKNGR
- the recA gene encoding recombinase RecA, with protein sequence MAKKSVDTTDKSKALETALKQIRKDFGEGSIMKLGENQGMNIEVIPTGSINLDLALGLGGVPRGRIIEVYGAESSGKTTIALHIVAQAQKMGGVAAFIDAEHALDPVYAKALGVDVEELLISQPDFGEQALEIADMLVRSGAIDVIVVDSVAALVPKAEIDGEMSDQQMGLQARLMSKALRKLTGSINKSKTTMIFINQVRDKIGGFSFGPQTTTTGGKALKFYSSVRMEVKRVGSVKQGEEVIGNETVVKVTKNKVAPPFKEAKFQIMYGKGISRVGEILDMALDNDIVAKSGAWFSFGDIRLGQGKENVKARLETEPELLAAIEEKVNQLLEKNTIVLHTSEGEEEVETEESIEE
- a CDS encoding regulatory protein RecX, whose amino-acid sequence is MKLKRVLKNKYLFENGLNIGLNNEIINKYDLKKREELSQEEYLQVLELAALSTSYYYLAKRDYTKKEIYNKLLQKYWEKIPVSKVILKLEKSGYINDKEFAISYIKNRKCGRKKIEYELKMKGITSEILEEVLEFYEEDEELEELNRAWEKLGNKDEQKKIASLMRKGFSYGDIKKVIAKKREE
- a CDS encoding lysophospholipid acyltransferase family protein, which codes for MLTLFKVTLVALLNFTYITLFKASKIKKMASDKAPFEARKELKKLSERIVKASKIDLEVVYLDEKAYKKMKLEDGIVIVANHASNLDIPVIVTALSIPVGFVAKKEMENWPFYSMWMKLSKCIFLDRSNPREGIKSIRKAVDIVKQGYPTVIFPEGERTLTGEIGNFKKGSFKLATETNGIILPLTIDGTFFVQNRKSIFIKPNIKVRLTVGKPIDLRKISQENSKNISEIVRESIVKEIK